DNA from Thioclava electrotropha:
GGTTCCCACCGTTGAGTTTAACAGAGAGAGAATAGCCATTCGTTGACGATCCTGGCGCACCGATCGAACGGCGTCCGGACTGGACCGTACCACTCAACGAAATCCCGAGATCCTGCTGAACTTTGCGAGACACTTCGGCGATCGTGACCCGCAGGTTCACCTGCGACGGAGTGGTGAGCGTCAGATTATTTACGACGGTCGCGGCGTCCCCAGCGAGCTTGCCGACAACGTCTTCTGCTCTCCTCGCATCTTCTTCGGTATCGACCGTTCCGTTCAGGAAAACGGCGCCGTCCACAGTTGAGAGATGCACCGTATCAGTCTTCAGAGCGGCGCTTACCGCGGCCTGAATCCGGTCGAGGTAGAGATCGACATGAACTGTGCCCTTAACCAACGGCTTGTCGTCCTGTCCCAGGACATAGAGGTTGGTCGTCCCCAGACTGTGCCCCACGATATAGATCGAGCGCGCCGATTGCAGGTCGATATCCGCGACCGCTGGGTTGGATAGGAAGACGGATTTCGCTGGTTGCTGCAGACGAATAAACTTCGCCTCTCCCACCTTGAGCGACAGAGTGCTTCCCTTGCCATCCCAAGTATCTTGCGCCTGCGCCGCCGGCACAAAAAGCAGAAGCAATAGGCATGCGGCGATCAAGACACCCCAGATGAGCCCCAATCGATCACCAGATGCCTGCAAGAACCTGAACTGGAAAAGCGGATGCATCTGGCGAAGGTTGTGGTTCATGATTTTCAGTAGCCGTCCTGTCGAAAGATAGGGGAAAACGTGTCTCAACGAAGCTGCGCCCTTAGAAGCGGTCGCATTAGGTAGCTGAGTACCGACCGCTGCCCGCTCTTGATGTCGACCTGCGCGACCATACCGGGTCGGATCGGATAGGTCTGGTCGCCACGCTCGAGGTAATTGCGGTCTGTCTTGACCATGACCTTGTAGTATTCCTGCTCGCCGGTCTGGGTCTTCTCCTGCACAGTATCCTCAGAAATCTGCGTCACCGTTCCCTTCAGGTCACCGTAGACCGTGTAGTCGTAGGCCGTAATCTTGACGCTCGCAGGCATGCCCGGTGCAATGAAGGCCACGTCGCGCGGGCGCACCCGCGTCTCGATCAGCAATTGGTCGTCGATCGGGGTAACTTCCATGATCGCCTGCCCCGGCTGCACCACCCCACCGAGAGTCGTGATGTTGATGTTGTTCACGCGGCCTGCGACCGGGGAACGGATATCCGTTCGCTTGAACTGATCTTCCTTCTGGATGATGCCCTCTTTTAGAGACGCGAGTTTCGCCTTGCGATCGGCAAGGTCCTTGTAGGCGTCCTGAACGTAGCTGTTACGTGTCTCGGTTTCCTTGCCCACTAGCGTCGCCTTCTGCTGTTCGAGCTTGAGCAGGTCGATCTGGCTCACGGATTGGTCCTTGGTCAGGGGCTGAGTGATATCGATCTGTTTCTGTATCGTCGCCTCTTCATCACGAATGGCCTTAAGCGATTGCTCGAGCTTCTCGCGCCGAGCCTTGAACAGCTTCTCTTCGGTTGCCTCGATCTCTGACATTTTCGCCGGGAACCCGATATCGGGCTTTTCCAGGACCTCCGCCTGCAGACGCGCGATCTCTGCCTCAAGCACTTCCATCTCGGACTTCGTCTGCAGGTAGTCCGAGCGCGCCTGCGTCGGATCCATTTTCACCAGGATCTGTCCCGGCTTCACCAAATCGCCCTCATGCACCATTAGCTTCGAGATGATCCCGCCTTCCAGTGACTGGATCGACTGCAACCGGCTGAGCGGCACCACACGACCATCCCCGCGTGTCACCTCATCGATCTGGGCAAAGCCAGCCCAGATCAGTGCTATGAGCACGCAGCCCGCCACGAGCCGGATCGTGTTGCGCGCGACTTTCAGGGTCTGCCGGCGATGCGTACCGTCGATGAAGCTCGGGTCGATTGCGCTGGAACTGCTCATTTCACTGCCTTCACCTGATTGGCTTGGCCGCGCGCCGCGATCTCGTAAATCTGGCCGAGCGTGCCGTCATGGGCGATCCTCCCGTCCTTGAGGATCACGGCGCGATCGACCAACGACAGCAGCTCCTTGCGGTGCGTCGCGATGATCGTGGTGCGCCCTTTCAACCATGCCTGGAGATGCTCGATCACGTGACGCTCCGTGTTCTGATCAAAGGAGGCGGTCGGCTCGTCCAGAAGCACGACGCGTGGATCCTGCAGAAGTACACGTGCCAGCCCGATTGCCTGACGTTGACCACCCGAGACGTTAGAATTGCCATGGATCTGCAAATCCAGACCGCGCACGTGACGGCGAACGAACACGCCAAGCCCCACGGCATCGAGCGCCGAAAGCAGATCCTCGTCGCTGTGCAGACCGTGATCGAGGAGAAGGTTGTCACGCAGCGTTCCTTGGAAAAGAGCCACGCTCTGCGGCAGGTACCCGATCTGTCGACGCCGATCGATCGGATCGATCTGGCTCAGCGCGAGGTTATCAAGCAGAAGGCTTCCCGACTGGGGCTCGAGATATCCGGCGAGTACGCGCAGCAACGTCGACTTGCCCGCACCGTTGCCGCCAAGCAGCGCGATATGCTCCCCCGGCTCAACCGTCATCTTGCCCATATTGAGGACCGGTTGCGCCTCCGGATCGTGGCGGAACTGTAGATCGGCGAGACCGAAACCTCCCGAAATTTCGGAAGCACGGACGAAGCTGCGCTCCACAGGGCGCTCCGTCGGCATCTCCATAATCGCATCGAGCCCTTCAAGCGCGGCGCGCACGTTCTGCCAGCGCGCCAGAAGCCCGGCGACCTGTCCCATCGGTCGCAGTGCGCGCCCCGAAAGCAAGGTGCAAGCAATCAGAGCCCCGACGGTCATCGCCCCGCCACTGACCCG
Protein-coding regions in this window:
- a CDS encoding type II and III secretion system protein family protein; this encodes MNHNLRQMHPLFQFRFLQASGDRLGLIWGVLIAACLLLLLFVPAAQAQDTWDGKGSTLSLKVGEAKFIRLQQPAKSVFLSNPAVADIDLQSARSIYIVGHSLGTTNLYVLGQDDKPLVKGTVHVDLYLDRIQAAVSAALKTDTVHLSTVDGAVFLNGTVDTEEDARRAEDVVGKLAGDAATVVNNLTLTTPSQVNLRVTIAEVSRKVQQDLGISLSGTVQSGRRSIGAPGSSTNGYSLSVKLNGGNLNLSLNALAESGLASILSEPNLTARSGEKATFLAGGRVPIRIGATQEDTRVSFENIGVELNFTPTVFKQNRIQIQLDTSVRQIDAANSTANTPAFTERSASTTVELGSGQSFAIAGMFGSNRQQTLSEFPGLGKIPILGALFRSSSYQKGESELVIIVTPYVVRPTDRKNLATPLDTLRPVDNGITQMATGQMERPLVKLNGANGRSGATFLMNR
- a CDS encoding HlyD family efflux transporter periplasmic adaptor subunit, which gives rise to MSSSSAIDPSFIDGTHRRQTLKVARNTIRLVAGCVLIALIWAGFAQIDEVTRGDGRVVPLSRLQSIQSLEGGIISKLMVHEGDLVKPGQILVKMDPTQARSDYLQTKSEMEVLEAEIARLQAEVLEKPDIGFPAKMSEIEATEEKLFKARREKLEQSLKAIRDEEATIQKQIDITQPLTKDQSVSQIDLLKLEQQKATLVGKETETRNSYVQDAYKDLADRKAKLASLKEGIIQKEDQFKRTDIRSPVAGRVNNINITTLGGVVQPGQAIMEVTPIDDQLLIETRVRPRDVAFIAPGMPASVKITAYDYTVYGDLKGTVTQISEDTVQEKTQTGEQEYYKVMVKTDRNYLERGDQTYPIRPGMVAQVDIKSGQRSVLSYLMRPLLRAQLR